ATCACGACCACCCCTGAGGAGACCCACTGATGAGCACCTTCCACGAGACCGCGATCGCCGCGGCGATCGCCGGCAAGCTGCCGTTCGGCTACCCCGTCATCCCGGCCCCTTCCACCGACCCCGGCGCCGCGGGGGAGGCGGTGGTGGTCACCTTCACCGGGAGCCCTGGAGCGCGGATCGCGATCCAGGTCGCCGACCCGTCGCAGCTGGAGGACGGCTCGCCGACGGCGGACCTGGCCGACCGGCTGCATCCGATCTTCGAGGCGGCGGTCGCCGTCCTCGGCACCGGTGCCCTGAGCGCGGGCGAGCTCGCACCCGCGACAGAGGTGTTCACGGCCGCGGGCACCCAGGTCTTCGACATGGTGGACGCCGACGGCCGTGTCGTCGCCAGGGCCGCCGTGCGCATCGACGGCGCGCGCAGCAGCGCCGCCCCCGGACCCCAGCGGCTGAGTCGGATCGCGGGCGTCGAGATGGAGCTCGTGGTCGAGATCGGCCGCACCCGGATGCCGGTGCGCGACGTGCTCTCCCTCGAACCCGGTCGCGTGGTCGAGCTGGACCGCGCCGCCGGCAGCCCCGCCGACATCAAGCTCAACGGTCGCCTGATCGGACACGGCACCGTCGTCGTGGCCGAGGGCGACTTCGCGATCCGCGTCGAGCGGATCCTCGACGGCGCAGAGAACGTCTGACGATGGACGACCTCCTCGTCGCCCTCCGCGCGATCGTCGCCCTGGCGGCCGTGCTCGGGCTGCTGTACTTCCTCAGCCGGCGGCTGCAGAAGTCGCAGGCGAAGGGATCCAGTCCACTGGCGGGTCTCCTGCCGAAGCGGTGGACGCGACTGGGCGAGCTCGTCCCCTCGCGCCCTGCACCGGGGCCCAGAGCGCCCAGAACGCGGCCGGAGAAGATCACGGTGGTCGCCCGCTCGGGCATCGGCGGCAAGGCCCAGCTGGTCGTGGCCGAGTTCGGAGGCATCCGCTATGTGCTCGGCGTGACCGAGAGCGGTATCAGTGTCGTCGACACGCAGGAAGCGCCTGTCGTGGAGGAGGAGCTGCCGGCGGACGAGTCTCCGGCGGTGAGCCCGCAGCCTCCGGACGACATCGTCGATCGCGCGCTGCGCTCGGTCGCCTGACCGCGCCCGACGCGATCAGACCGCCGGCGGTTACGCGAGGGCCGTCCCGTCGCGATAGTCGTCTGCGAGCACGGATCGCTCACCCCCCTGGCTACGGATCGGCCACGTCACCCATCCTCGGAGTGCCGCCGTGCCCGTATCCGCCGCCGCTGCGTCGCCCCTGCGCGTGACGCACCCGCGTCGGCGTGCCTGGCTCCTCCTCGCCGCCGCTCTGGGAGCCGCAGCCGTGCTGGTGGTGGTCGACGCCCACGGCGCGCACGCCGCAGCGGCCCATACCGCGCTGCCGGCGATCCTCCCCGCCGAGATCGGTGACGGCGAGGGCGTGACGATCAACGGCATCAACGGCGCCCCGTCCGACAGCATCATGACGCTGCTGGGCATCACGATCCTCAGCGTCGCCCCGGCTCTGCTGCTGATGATGTCGAGCTTCACCAAGATCTTCGTCGTGCTCGCGCTGACCCGCAACGCGCTCTCGCTGCCCTCGATCCCGCCGAATCAGGTGCTCGCGGGTCTCAGCCTGTTCCTCACCCTGTTCATCATGTGGCCGGTCCTGACGGACATCAACGCCGTCGCGGTCGCCCCGTTCACCGACGGTCAGATCGACTTCGGTCGAGCCTTCGAGCTCGCTCAGGAGCCGCTGCGCGAGTGGATGCTCTCCTACACCCGCGAAGAGGACATCGCCCTCATGCATCGAGCGGCCCAGATGGAGAACCCGGCGGATGCCGCCGACATCCCGCTGCAGACGCTGGTGCCCGCCTTCATGATCAGCGAGCTCCGCGCGGCCTTCCTGATCGGATTCATCATCTTCGTCCCCTTCCTCGTGATCGACCTGGTGGTCGCCAGCGCGCTGATGTCGATGGGAATGATGATGCTCCCGCCGGTGATGATCTCGCTGCCGTTCAAGATCCTCCTGTTCCTGCTCATCGACGGGTGGGGCATGGTCATCACCGCGCTGGTCCAGTCCTACAACGGCGGCGGCTGATGAATCCCGAAGCAGTCATCGACATCGGCCAGGCGGCCCTGATCCTGGGCGCGAAGCTCTGTGCGCCGCTGCTGATCACGGCCCTCGTGGTCGGGTTCGCCATCTCGCTCCTGCAGTCGATCACCCAGGTGCAGGAGATGACGATCTCGTTCGTCCCGAAGCTGGTGGCCGTGGGCATCGCGCTCCTCGTCAGCGGGCACTGGATGATCGCCGAGATGATCGCGTTCTCGAACGAGATGTTCGCCCGCATCCCGTCGCTGCTGAACGGCGGCTGATGCACATCCCGATCGACTTCACGTGGCTCGAGGCCACCGCACTCGCCTGCGTGCGGATCACGGCGTTCCTCGTGATCGCCCCGCCGTTCAGCCATGGCACGATCCCGATGCGGATCAGGGCGATGCTCGGGGCGGGTCTCGCTCTGGCCGTGTCCCCAGTGGTGACGGACGGCTATGAGCGTCTGGACACCGGCGCGTTCATGCTCGCCCTCGCGGGGCAGGCGCTGACCGGGGCGCTGCTCGGCTTCCTCGTGATGGTGCTGTTCAGCGCGATCCAGGGCGCCGGGCATCTCGTGGACACGTTCGGCGGATTCCAGATGGCCCAGGCGTTCGATCCGGGCATGGCGATCAACGGAGCGCAGTTCACCCGCCTCTTCCAGATGACCGCGATCCTGCTGCTGTTCGCGTCCGACGGCTACCAGCTGGTGCTGGGTGGGCTCTTCCGCTCGTTCGACGCCGTTCCCGTGACCGGGATGATCGACCTCGGCAAGCCCGCTGAGGCCCTGGTGGGCGCTGCCGGCCAGATGATGCTCAGCGCCGTCCAGATCGCGGGGCCGCTGCTGATCGTCCTCTTCCTCGCCGACGTGGGACTCGGACTCGTCAGCCGCGTCGCTCCGGCACTGAATGCCTTCGCGATGGGCTTCCCGATCAAGATCGGTCTGACGCTGCTGCTGGTCGGATTCGTCTACGCCGCACTGCCGAGCGTGGTCGCCGTCATCGCCGAGGACGCTGCCAGGCTGCTCCTGGGGGTGACCCGATGAGCGAGACCGACACCGGAGAACGCACCGAGAAGGCGACCGAGCGTCGCCTGAAGGAAGCGCGGAAGAAGGGCCAGATCGGCCGCAGCCAGGACTTCACCGCCTGGGTGTGCATCGCCGCCGCCGCGGTGATGATGGTCCCGACGATCTCCTCTGGCACCCAGGTGCTCACCGAACTGTTCCTCGCGGTGACCCCGGTGGCGAAGAATCCCACGGACGCGGCCGCGCTCGACGTCCTCGGCTCGGCCGTCGGCTCGCTCGGCGGCATCATGCTGCCGATGCTGCTCGTGGTCCTGCTCGCCACCACCGCCACGGCGGTCGCGCAGGGCGGCATCCACCTCCGGGGCGTCACGACCCGCACCGAGCAGTTCAACATCGTCGCCGGGCTCAAGCGCGTGTTCGGTCAACAGGCGCTGTGGGAGGGTGCGAAGGCGCTCCTGAAGACCGCCGCGATCGGCCTGGCTCTGTGGATCGTCGTCTCGGGTCTCGTGCCCGTGCTGATGGCCAGCGGCAGCCACAACATCACCTGGCTGCTCGAGCAGGCGGCCGGGGGAGCGGTGGCCCTTCTGCAGGTGGCGGTGGCGGTCGGCATCCTGCTCGCGGCGATCGACGTCGCGGTGGTCATGCGCCGGAATCGCAAGCACACCCACATGACCAAGAACGAGGCCAAGGATGAGCACAAGAAGAGCGAGGGCGACCCGCTGGTGAGATCCCAGCGTCGCTCGCGCCAGCTCGCCATGAGCCGCAACCGCATGATCGCCGCGGTCGGAGACAGCG
This genomic interval from Microbacterium hydrocarbonoxydans contains the following:
- a CDS encoding flagellar biosynthetic protein FliO, with the translated sequence MDDLLVALRAIVALAAVLGLLYFLSRRLQKSQAKGSSPLAGLLPKRWTRLGELVPSRPAPGPRAPRTRPEKITVVARSGIGGKAQLVVAEFGGIRYVLGVTESGISVVDTQEAPVVEEELPADESPAVSPQPPDDIVDRALRSVA
- the fliP gene encoding flagellar type III secretion system pore protein FliP (The bacterial flagellar biogenesis protein FliP forms a type III secretion system (T3SS)-type pore required for flagellar assembly.), coding for MPVSAAAASPLRVTHPRRRAWLLLAAALGAAAVLVVVDAHGAHAAAAHTALPAILPAEIGDGEGVTINGINGAPSDSIMTLLGITILSVAPALLLMMSSFTKIFVVLALTRNALSLPSIPPNQVLAGLSLFLTLFIMWPVLTDINAVAVAPFTDGQIDFGRAFELAQEPLREWMLSYTREEDIALMHRAAQMENPADAADIPLQTLVPAFMISELRAAFLIGFIIFVPFLVIDLVVASALMSMGMMMLPPVMISLPFKILLFLLIDGWGMVITALVQSYNGGG
- a CDS encoding EscU/YscU/HrcU family type III secretion system export apparatus switch protein, which produces MSETDTGERTEKATERRLKEARKKGQIGRSQDFTAWVCIAAAAVMMVPTISSGTQVLTELFLAVTPVAKNPTDAAALDVLGSAVGSLGGIMLPMLLVVLLATTATAVAQGGIHLRGVTTRTEQFNIVAGLKRVFGQQALWEGAKALLKTAAIGLALWIVVSGLVPVLMASGSHNITWLLEQAAGGAVALLQVAVAVGILLAAIDVAVVMRRNRKHTHMTKNEAKDEHKKSEGDPLVRSQRRSRQLAMSRNRMIAAVGDSDVVLVNPTHVAVALRYEPGKSAPRVVAKGAGIVAQKIREKAEEAGVPMVRDIPLARALHSACDIGREIPEELYTAVAQVLAFIEHLKRRGSARGTHTMPFESTKDRGL
- the fliQ gene encoding flagellar biosynthesis protein FliQ, with protein sequence MNPEAVIDIGQAALILGAKLCAPLLITALVVGFAISLLQSITQVQEMTISFVPKLVAVGIALLVSGHWMIAEMIAFSNEMFARIPSLLNGG
- a CDS encoding flagellar biosynthetic protein FliR; this encodes MHIPIDFTWLEATALACVRITAFLVIAPPFSHGTIPMRIRAMLGAGLALAVSPVVTDGYERLDTGAFMLALAGQALTGALLGFLVMVLFSAIQGAGHLVDTFGGFQMAQAFDPGMAINGAQFTRLFQMTAILLLFASDGYQLVLGGLFRSFDAVPVTGMIDLGKPAEALVGAAGQMMLSAVQIAGPLLIVLFLADVGLGLVSRVAPALNAFAMGFPIKIGLTLLLVGFVYAALPSVVAVIAEDAARLLLGVTR
- a CDS encoding FliM/FliN family flagellar motor switch protein — protein: MSTFHETAIAAAIAGKLPFGYPVIPAPSTDPGAAGEAVVVTFTGSPGARIAIQVADPSQLEDGSPTADLADRLHPIFEAAVAVLGTGALSAGELAPATEVFTAAGTQVFDMVDADGRVVARAAVRIDGARSSAAPGPQRLSRIAGVEMELVVEIGRTRMPVRDVLSLEPGRVVELDRAAGSPADIKLNGRLIGHGTVVVAEGDFAIRVERILDGAENV